A part of Hippea maritima DSM 10411 genomic DNA contains:
- a CDS encoding amidohydrolase family protein: protein MRFLRAKYLFDGLNLKENFAVVVNGSSVVDVGAYDELRKSYIELEVNDLGEGVLFCGFVNAHTHLELSYLKGKTEAFGGFVKWLASVMSNKSRYEEYVVLENMDKSIDELIENGVAIVGDISNTLISIDRLSKKLPLSVVFYENYSLNLERAFSAIDKLEKEGEMLSRMPIRIQLTPHAVYSSHPILMRYLCSKTDFMSLHFLESKYEKEFISGKGELYIFLKELGLLDYSFEYKNIWDYLKKLGCLKPKGLFVHCTEAEYEDLEMIRSIDGSVVLCPRSNWYISRKLPDVYKIEKSGLNIAIGTDSLASNWDLNILNEMAFLKDHFPDIKSESIFRWATSGGAKALRVKLGFFKGFYAKPYFIAANSSNPLDEILQKRGYLPLPY from the coding sequence ATGAGATTTCTAAGAGCTAAATATTTATTTGACGGGCTTAACCTTAAAGAAAATTTTGCAGTTGTTGTGAATGGTAGTAGTGTGGTGGATGTGGGTGCATATGATGAACTTAGAAAGTCTTACATTGAGCTTGAGGTTAATGACTTAGGTGAGGGTGTTTTGTTTTGCGGATTTGTTAATGCCCATACCCATCTTGAACTTTCTTACCTAAAAGGCAAAACAGAAGCTTTTGGCGGTTTTGTTAAATGGCTTGCTTCTGTGATGTCGAATAAATCCAGATATGAAGAGTATGTAGTTTTAGAAAATATGGATAAATCGATTGATGAACTAATAGAAAATGGTGTAGCCATTGTGGGGGATATATCGAATACTCTTATTAGCATTGATAGACTTAGCAAAAAGCTGCCACTCTCTGTTGTGTTTTACGAGAACTATTCATTGAATTTAGAAAGAGCCTTTTCTGCAATAGATAAATTAGAAAAAGAAGGCGAGATGCTTAGCAGAATGCCTATAAGAATTCAACTAACACCCCATGCTGTCTATTCATCTCATCCCATTTTAATGAGATATCTTTGTTCCAAAACCGATTTTATGAGTTTGCATTTTTTAGAGAGCAAATATGAAAAGGAGTTTATTTCAGGCAAAGGTGAATTGTATATATTTCTCAAAGAGTTGGGCCTTTTAGATTACAGTTTTGAATATAAAAACATTTGGGATTATCTTAAAAAGCTTGGGTGTTTGAAACCTAAAGGCTTGTTTGTTCATTGCACAGAGGCAGAATATGAAGACTTGGAGATGATAAGAAGCATAGATGGTAGTGTTGTTCTATGTCCAAGGAGCAACTGGTATATTTCAAGAAAACTACCTGATGTATATAAAATAGAAAAAAGCGGACTAAATATAGCTATAGGCACCGATAGTTTGGCAAGTAATTGGGATTTAAATATTTTAAACGAGATGGCTTTTTTGAAAGATCATTTTCCCGATATAAAAAGTGAAAGCATATTTAGATGGGCTACAAGCGGTGGTGCTAAAGCTTTAAGGGTTAAATTAGGTTTTTTTAAAGGGTTTTATGCTAAACCTTATTTTATTGCTGCCAACTCATCCAATCCTCTTGATGAGATATTGCAAAAGAGGGGCTATTTGCCCCTTCCTTATTAA
- the flgE gene encoding flagellar hook protein FlgE: MLRSLWSGVSGLKSEQQGMDVVGNNVANVNTIGFKKGRINFVDVLSQTMSAATGPEGNIGGKNAAQIGLGTTVAVVDNIFSQGSLQATSKITDLAIQGDGFFVVSDDGGKTYRYTRAGDFSFDADGNLVNPEGFIVQGWLANEETHKINTAASIENIVVPQDKTVPAGITKNISIKANLNGGDTIEEMAPAHGTVDENNNTVEPDDMSVLFDVNGEAINLGKTIATFANNSTSFSSLYDINGNQIQLSSGATISLDITYGGTTATATVSYPSDFNTLGSLASALGNAVSAAIGTRVASFTITPDGEIQMKNLASSDITVANIATTNDLNSYLKHGLINLEGGEGRSATIEAGKTRTTLPFLSAKGDVLAMSFDGGANYDAYRYVQSDTGTANNDFHTIEDLRAEINNDIVNGGNGEAWATSSTSSDWVTIDPTSGEIVIKNNSTDDHVIGAVYSNNLKFATIMGTLSGLVGNGSEVTSQPFEAAVHVTSIDVYDSLGNKHTVTFTFRKKSFDPITNYTTWSWQASVPEPGEVSNDNGEIQFDQTGKLVYLSSPLAITVDWRNGTASQVINLDFGDIDSFDGLTQFSLPSQTTAQTQDGYPGGSLQRIMINQDGVVVGIFSNGKSYPLAQIAMAKFANNEGLMKEGGSMYSETANSGAPLIGTAGTGGRGTFAPSHLEMSNVDLAEEFTNMIIYERAFQANSRSITTSDQMIQELLNLKR; encoded by the coding sequence ATGTTAAGATCGCTATGGAGTGGCGTTTCTGGATTAAAATCAGAACAGCAAGGAATGGACGTTGTAGGAAACAACGTTGCAAATGTTAACACAATAGGCTTTAAAAAAGGAAGAATAAATTTTGTAGATGTATTAAGCCAGACTATGAGTGCAGCAACGGGACCTGAAGGCAACATAGGAGGAAAGAATGCAGCGCAGATAGGTCTGGGCACTACTGTGGCTGTTGTGGATAATATATTCTCCCAGGGAAGCCTTCAGGCTACAAGTAAAATTACAGATCTTGCAATACAGGGAGATGGATTCTTCGTTGTAAGCGATGATGGAGGAAAAACCTATAGGTATACAAGAGCCGGCGATTTTTCATTTGATGCCGATGGAAACTTAGTCAACCCCGAAGGCTTTATAGTGCAGGGATGGCTTGCAAACGAAGAAACCCACAAAATAAACACAGCTGCAAGCATAGAAAATATAGTGGTGCCCCAAGATAAAACCGTTCCTGCTGGAATAACGAAAAATATCTCCATAAAAGCTAATCTAAATGGAGGTGATACAATAGAGGAAATGGCACCAGCACATGGAACCGTTGATGAAAATAACAATACTGTTGAACCAGACGATATGTCCGTTCTCTTCGATGTAAATGGTGAGGCTATAAATCTTGGAAAAACAATAGCAACATTTGCAAACAACAGCACCTCCTTTAGTAGTTTATATGACATTAATGGCAATCAAATTCAGCTATCAAGTGGTGCAACAATATCTTTAGATATAACATATGGAGGCACAACAGCAACTGCCACTGTTAGCTATCCATCGGACTTCAATACCTTGGGAAGTCTTGCTTCGGCTTTGGGTAATGCTGTAAGTGCAGCAATTGGAACAAGGGTAGCAAGTTTTACAATAACCCCAGATGGTGAAATTCAAATGAAAAACTTAGCATCATCTGATATAACCGTTGCAAATATTGCCACAACAAACGACCTAAATAGCTATCTAAAGCATGGGCTTATAAATTTAGAGGGTGGCGAGGGCAGAAGCGCCACAATAGAGGCTGGAAAAACACGAACAACACTGCCTTTTCTCTCAGCAAAAGGGGATGTTCTTGCAATGAGCTTTGATGGTGGTGCAAATTATGATGCATATCGATATGTTCAATCCGATACAGGAACTGCAAACAATGATTTTCATACTATAGAAGATCTAAGGGCAGAAATAAACAACGATATTGTTAATGGAGGAAACGGTGAGGCCTGGGCAACTTCATCTACCTCCAGCGATTGGGTTACTATAGATCCAACATCGGGAGAGATAGTCATAAAAAATAACAGTACAGATGACCATGTAATCGGAGCCGTTTACTCAAATAATCTAAAATTTGCTACAATAATGGGAACTTTGTCTGGGTTGGTTGGAAATGGCTCTGAGGTTACATCACAGCCATTTGAGGCTGCAGTTCATGTAACATCCATAGATGTATACGATTCATTGGGAAACAAGCATACGGTTACATTTACATTCAGGAAAAAGTCATTCGATCCTATAACAAATTACACAACATGGTCATGGCAAGCCTCAGTTCCCGAGCCAGGTGAGGTGTCAAATGATAACGGAGAGATACAATTCGACCAAACAGGTAAGCTCGTATATCTATCAAGCCCGTTGGCCATAACTGTGGATTGGAGAAACGGAACGGCATCTCAGGTTATAAACTTAGATTTCGGGGATATAGATTCATTTGATGGTTTAACCCAATTCTCTCTACCAAGTCAAACAACAGCACAAACACAGGATGGTTATCCCGGCGGTAGTTTACAAAGAATAATGATAAACCAAGACGGCGTGGTAGTGGGTATATTTTCAAACGGCAAAAGCTATCCACTTGCACAAATAGCCATGGCAAAATTCGCAAACAATGAAGGACTTATGAAAGAAGGGGGCTCCATGTATTCAGAGACGGCAAACTCTGGCGCTCCATTAATCGGAACAGCAGGTACGGGCGGTAGGGGAACATTCGCACCAAGTCACTTAGAGATGAGCAATGTTGATTTGGCCGAGGAGTTTACCAACATGATAATCTACGAAAGGGCATTTCAGGCTAATTCACGTAGCATTACAACATCAGATCAAATGATACAGGAATTACTCAATCTCAAACGTTAA
- a CDS encoding flagellar hook protein FlgE, which translates to MIRALYTSSNGLFEQQLGVDSITNNIANVNTIGYKKTRPTFASLLYQTQKLGMPGENPMQIGLGVKLQSTDTIMSEGTLITGNKDTDLAIEGKGFFTLLDPSSKDSASYLFTRAGDFSFDADGNLVNPNGYMVVGWLAEQSQQGTGYYIPEDPTTGLPTGTIQPINISSYEDVPAVASTYIRFKANLNSSSKVDEYSPLKTSNDPTLRVNFNSVFNSNGELLNAQDGDNFQISYDGGTTWHTYEYDNDGNVSAGAEGFTTIDDLLSNMQSDVVADGITAEVSFEDGQVKIKNTGNNDISIRVRPTTEDPTFPTPQENQKLTTVFENLNQVVEPGETISSQNMETATHIVHSFFYDSTGDKHKIDVTFYRINQNQWAYEVSLPNNDGTVANNTGVVSFDKNGGLDVNTQSPTVNVTLNSGAPPTQLLINLWNTDSGGYEGNQFTGLTQFAMDSDTSFQDQDGSHSGILQKVFVDRDGNIMGTYSNGNSYSIAKLAISKFMNPQGLKREGKTMFKTTPNADSEDVLSSYGFIGVANEGGRGMILSNHLEASNVDLGEAFVNLIEYQRGFEANSKGVTTADQLLQTAIQLKR; encoded by the coding sequence ATGATAAGAGCACTCTATACATCAAGCAATGGTTTGTTTGAGCAACAATTGGGTGTGGATAGCATAACGAACAATATAGCAAACGTAAACACAATAGGTTATAAGAAAACAAGGCCAACATTTGCTTCACTGCTATACCAAACACAAAAATTAGGCATGCCGGGCGAAAATCCAATGCAAATAGGATTGGGTGTAAAACTCCAATCAACAGACACCATAATGAGCGAAGGCACATTAATAACAGGAAACAAAGATACAGATTTAGCCATAGAAGGAAAAGGTTTCTTTACTCTTCTTGACCCATCAAGTAAAGATAGCGCTTCTTATTTATTTACACGTGCTGGTGATTTTTCATTCGACGCTGATGGAAATTTGGTTAACCCTAATGGATATATGGTTGTTGGATGGTTAGCAGAACAATCTCAGCAAGGCACCGGCTATTATATTCCAGAAGACCCCACAACAGGCCTACCCACGGGGACTATTCAACCTATAAATATATCAAGCTATGAAGATGTTCCAGCCGTTGCTTCAACTTACATTCGATTCAAGGCAAATTTAAATTCATCAAGCAAAGTAGACGAATACTCACCTCTAAAAACTTCAAACGACCCAACTTTAAGGGTTAATTTTAACTCGGTTTTCAATAGCAACGGCGAACTACTAAATGCACAGGATGGGGATAATTTTCAAATAAGCTATGACGGCGGAACTACATGGCATACATATGAATACGACAACGATGGAAATGTAAGTGCTGGAGCTGAGGGATTCACAACCATAGATGACCTTTTGAGCAATATGCAATCTGATGTAGTGGCAGACGGTATAACAGCAGAAGTTAGTTTTGAGGATGGACAGGTAAAAATAAAAAATACAGGGAACAATGATATAAGCATAAGAGTAAGGCCAACAACTGAAGACCCAACGTTCCCTACACCCCAAGAAAATCAGAAATTAACCACAGTATTCGAAAATTTAAATCAAGTAGTAGAGCCAGGAGAAACCATATCAAGCCAAAATATGGAAACCGCCACCCACATCGTCCACTCATTCTTTTACGATTCAACAGGAGACAAACACAAAATAGATGTAACCTTCTACAGAATAAATCAAAATCAATGGGCATATGAAGTTAGTCTACCCAACAACGACGGCACTGTGGCCAATAACACAGGAGTTGTAAGTTTCGACAAAAATGGAGGGCTTGATGTAAACACACAATCACCAACCGTAAATGTAACATTAAATAGCGGTGCTCCACCCACACAACTGCTTATAAACCTCTGGAATACAGACAGTGGGGGCTATGAAGGCAATCAATTTACAGGTTTAACACAGTTTGCCATGGACTCAGATACAAGTTTTCAGGATCAGGATGGCTCACATTCCGGAATCCTACAAAAGGTTTTTGTAGATAGAGATGGAAACATAATGGGAACATATTCAAATGGAAACTCATACTCAATAGCCAAGTTGGCAATATCTAAGTTTATGAACCCTCAAGGTTTAAAGAGAGAAGGAAAAACAATGTTCAAAACTACACCAAATGCAGATTCTGAGGATGTTTTATCCTCATATGGCTTCATAGGTGTGGCAAACGAGGGAGGTAGAGGTATGATACTCTCCAATCATTTAGAGGCAAGCAATGTAGATTTAGGAGAGGCTTTTGTAAATCTAATAGAGTATCAAAGGGGATTTGAAGCCAACTCAAAAGGGGTAACAACAGCCGATCAATTGCTTCAAACTGCTATTCAACTAAAAAGATAA
- a CDS encoding flagellar hook assembly protein FlgD: MDIASIANQANIAESMNSDKVANPKATIDKEGFLKLLVAQLRYQDPLNPMNNDQFIQENTMFSQLEQLMNMSKSMNKFMGDLKGNPKEYAASYLGKYISTGENKINVSSNYIDRVNFTLSKDAKVTIHISNSKGEDIADIDLGKVKAGAHSYTWNGKDNKGNSVANGVYSVRIDADYGDGVPVPLDRSVGKVVSVKFDADKTILITDTGKIIPLSEVQSISEGGSR; this comes from the coding sequence ATGGATATAGCAAGCATAGCAAATCAAGCTAATATTGCAGAAAGCATGAATTCGGATAAGGTTGCAAACCCTAAGGCAACAATTGATAAAGAAGGTTTTTTAAAATTACTTGTTGCGCAACTACGTTATCAAGACCCACTAAACCCTATGAATAATGACCAATTCATTCAGGAAAATACAATGTTTTCCCAACTTGAACAGCTGATGAATATGTCTAAGTCGATGAATAAATTCATGGGAGATTTAAAGGGTAATCCAAAAGAGTATGCAGCAAGCTATCTAGGCAAATACATCTCAACAGGAGAAAATAAAATAAATGTAAGTTCAAATTATATAGATAGAGTGAATTTTACCTTAAGCAAAGATGCTAAGGTAACCATACATATATCAAACAGCAAGGGTGAGGATATAGCAGATATAGATTTAGGAAAGGTTAAAGCGGGGGCTCATTCATACACATGGAATGGAAAAGACAACAAAGGCAACAGCGTAGCAAACGGCGTATACAGCGTAAGGATAGATGCAGATTACGGGGATGGTGTACCTGTGCCATTGGATAGAAGCGTGGGAAAAGTGGTATCTGTAAAATTCGATGCAGATAAAACAATACTCATAACAGATACAGGGAAAATCATCCCACTCTCTGAGGTTCAAAGTATATCAGAGGGAGGTAGCCGATGA